A single window of Hymenobacter sp. APR13 DNA harbors:
- a CDS encoding metallophosphoesterase family protein: MASFSTFSSWRRLSLAAAATVLFSGCELLEFSPNDFRGPEDLTSLTQKNLDKLAAKPLPPGDTLRFVFTGDSQRFYNEVEALVTSVNQQPGVSLMVVAGDISDFGLNREMRWVAERLNRLTIPYLTVIGNHDHVGNGRAAYQQTFGALNYSFVYGDTKFTFVDTNSREYNFNGRIPDVPWLQAQVQDLQGARRQVVMSHVPPQDFDFDQNLTPAYTRTLAEAPKLAFELNGHRHSYSIGQPFEDGVTYINSASFERNEYLIVTLWNDDNDEPQFRLKKVSF, encoded by the coding sequence ATGGCTTCTTTCTCTACTTTCTCTTCCTGGCGCCGCCTGAGTCTGGCGGCCGCCGCTACTGTGCTGTTCAGCGGCTGTGAGCTGCTGGAATTCAGCCCCAACGACTTCCGGGGGCCGGAAGACCTGACCAGCCTCACCCAGAAAAACCTCGACAAGCTGGCCGCAAAGCCGTTGCCGCCCGGCGATACCCTACGCTTTGTGTTCACCGGCGACTCGCAGCGCTTCTACAACGAGGTAGAGGCGCTGGTGACCAGTGTGAACCAGCAGCCGGGCGTGTCATTGATGGTGGTGGCTGGCGACATTTCCGACTTCGGGCTGAACCGCGAGATGCGCTGGGTGGCCGAGCGCTTAAACCGCCTCACCATCCCCTACCTCACCGTTATCGGCAACCACGACCACGTGGGCAACGGCCGCGCCGCTTACCAGCAGACGTTCGGGGCTTTGAACTACTCGTTTGTGTACGGCGACACCAAGTTCACCTTCGTGGATACCAACAGCCGCGAATACAACTTCAATGGCCGCATTCCGGATGTGCCGTGGCTGCAGGCCCAGGTGCAGGACCTGCAGGGTGCCCGGCGCCAAGTGGTGATGTCGCACGTGCCGCCGCAGGATTTCGACTTCGACCAAAACCTGACGCCTGCTTACACCCGCACCCTGGCCGAGGCACCTAAGCTGGCTTTCGAGCTGAATGGCCACCGCCACAGCTACAGCATTGGTCAGCCCTTCGAGGACGGCGTGACTTATATCAATTCGGCGTCGTTTGAGCGTAATGAGTACCTGATCGTTACGCTTTGGAACGACGACAATGACGAGCCGCAGTTCCGGCTGAAAAAAGTAAGTTTCTGA
- a CDS encoding vWA domain-containing protein: protein MKLNRLWPLCGLLAGAWLLPACHQYSTEQLVTTDAVEAAAEPASTATPDVATNAADTAPQSRENYAVVHENPFLEARRNPLSTFAIDVDRASYSNVRRFLTQDRQLPPPDAVRLEELINYFPYSYPQPTTGPASLNAEVATCPWNPAHQLVLVGVQGRQVATENLPPANLVFLLDVSGSMADPDKLPLLKESLRELVQKALRPQDYVSIVVYAGAAGLVLPPTPGTEADTILEALDELEAGGSTAGGEGLRLAYQVARQHFRVGGNNRIILATDGDFNVGEQSDADMERLVTQERESGVFLSVLGFGSGNLQDSRMELLADKGNGNYAYLDNLGEARRVLVAQFGGTLFTLAKDVKVQVEFNPARVQQYRLLGYENRLLATQDFNDDRKDAGELGAGQQVTALYEIVPTGAPAAATSSTDPLKYQTMAPARFAESTELLTVKLRYQEPQGSASRLLTLPVRGSRFDEPIAQASENLRFAAAVAQFGLLLRQSQHRGTASWESTAALARSAPDPDGTRAEFRELVQQAAALSSEVAVER from the coding sequence ATGAAACTGAACCGCCTCTGGCCCCTTTGCGGGCTGCTGGCTGGCGCCTGGCTATTGCCCGCCTGCCACCAATATTCCACCGAGCAACTGGTGACCACCGACGCCGTGGAAGCTGCCGCCGAACCCGCTTCAACAGCTACTCCCGACGTCGCAACCAACGCCGCTGATACGGCCCCGCAGAGCCGCGAAAACTACGCCGTCGTCCACGAAAACCCGTTTCTGGAGGCGCGCCGGAACCCGCTCAGCACCTTCGCCATAGACGTAGACCGCGCCTCCTACAGCAACGTGCGCCGCTTCCTGACCCAGGACCGGCAGCTGCCCCCGCCCGATGCCGTGCGGCTGGAGGAGCTCATCAACTACTTCCCCTACTCCTACCCACAGCCTACCACGGGCCCGGCCTCGCTGAATGCCGAGGTGGCCACCTGCCCCTGGAACCCCGCGCACCAACTGGTGCTGGTGGGCGTGCAGGGCCGACAGGTGGCTACTGAAAATCTGCCGCCCGCCAACTTGGTGTTTCTGCTGGATGTATCGGGCTCCATGGCCGACCCCGATAAGCTGCCGCTGCTCAAAGAAAGCCTGCGGGAGCTGGTGCAGAAGGCCCTGCGGCCCCAGGACTATGTGTCGATTGTGGTGTATGCCGGGGCCGCGGGCCTCGTGCTGCCCCCCACGCCCGGCACCGAAGCCGACACCATTCTGGAGGCGCTGGACGAGCTGGAAGCGGGCGGCTCCACGGCCGGCGGCGAGGGCCTGCGCCTGGCCTACCAGGTAGCGCGCCAGCACTTCCGCGTTGGCGGCAACAACCGCATCATTCTGGCTACCGACGGCGACTTCAACGTGGGTGAGCAGAGCGACGCCGATATGGAGCGACTGGTGACGCAAGAGCGCGAATCGGGCGTGTTTTTGTCGGTGCTGGGCTTCGGGAGCGGCAACCTGCAGGACAGCCGCATGGAGCTGCTGGCCGACAAAGGCAACGGCAACTACGCCTACCTCGACAACCTTGGCGAGGCCCGGCGGGTGCTGGTGGCGCAGTTTGGCGGCACGCTGTTTACGCTGGCCAAGGACGTGAAAGTGCAGGTGGAATTCAACCCGGCCCGGGTGCAACAATACCGCCTGCTGGGCTACGAAAACCGCCTGCTGGCCACCCAGGACTTCAACGACGACCGCAAAGACGCCGGCGAGCTGGGCGCCGGCCAGCAGGTGACGGCCCTCTACGAAATAGTGCCCACCGGCGCCCCGGCCGCCGCCACCTCCTCCACCGACCCCCTGAAATACCAGACCATGGCCCCCGCCCGCTTCGCCGAAAGCACCGAGCTGCTGACCGTGAAGTTGCGCTACCAGGAGCCGCAGGGCAGCGCCAGCCGCCTGCTCACGTTGCCCGTGCGTGGCTCACGCTTCGACGAGCCGATAGCCCAGGCTTCCGAGAATCTGCGGTTTGCGGCGGCGGTAGCACAGTTTGGGCTGCTGCTGCGCCAGTCGCAGCACCGCGGCACGGCCAGCTGGGAAAGCACCGCCGCCCTGGCCCGCTCCGCCCCCGACCCCGACGGCACCCGGGCCGAGTTCCGGGAGCTGGTACAGCAGGCCGCCGCCCTGAGCAGCGAAGTGGCGGTGGAAAGATAA
- a CDS encoding porin family protein, producing MKASSFFGRLAAATLLFSAVGTAAQAQVQTHRVPAYTGKAQARSVSAVRRPTASTGGAQIGIRAGVNVSDWSGDAVQSVMDLAGYTNGGVTKEMKTGFHAGLYATLPVAPGFSIEPGVLYSEKGARLVGTLPFEQLDFLNARVTATSRMAYLDVPVLAKINVTPGFYIFAGPQASFLLSNKVRVEAGALGFDAFQQDFDIKDQFRPVDFSVTGGLGYQHSSGIGVSAGYDYGLSSLDKNNRFDAQNRVIKASVNYSF from the coding sequence ATGAAAGCTTCTTCTTTCTTTGGCCGCCTGGCCGCCGCTACGCTTCTCTTCTCCGCCGTGGGCACCGCCGCCCAGGCTCAGGTGCAAACCCACCGCGTGCCGGCCTATACCGGTAAGGCCCAGGCCCGTTCGGTATCGGCGGTGCGCCGGCCGACGGCCAGCACGGGCGGCGCCCAGATCGGCATTCGGGCCGGCGTGAACGTGTCGGACTGGTCGGGCGATGCCGTGCAGAGCGTGATGGACCTGGCCGGCTACACCAACGGCGGCGTGACCAAGGAAATGAAAACCGGCTTCCACGCCGGCCTCTACGCCACGCTGCCCGTTGCGCCCGGCTTCTCCATCGAGCCCGGCGTGCTGTACTCCGAGAAGGGCGCCCGCCTGGTGGGCACGCTTCCCTTCGAGCAGCTGGACTTCCTGAATGCCCGCGTGACGGCCACCTCGCGCATGGCCTACCTCGATGTGCCGGTGCTGGCCAAAATCAACGTGACGCCCGGCTTCTACATCTTCGCCGGCCCGCAGGCTTCGTTCCTGCTCAGCAACAAGGTGCGCGTGGAAGCCGGCGCGCTGGGCTTCGATGCCTTCCAGCAGGACTTCGACATCAAAGACCAGTTCCGCCCAGTTGATTTCAGCGTGACCGGCGGCTTGGGCTACCAGCACAGCAGCGGCATCGGCGTAAGCGCCGGCTACGACTACGGCCTGTCGTCGCTCGACAAAAACAACCGCTTCGACGCTCAGAACCGCGTCATCAAAGCCTCGGTGAACTACTCGTTCTAA
- a CDS encoding pyridoxal phosphate-dependent aminotransferase, with product MTENTLQIPVASRLAHTGEYYFSRKLRELAALNAAGANIINLGIGSPDLPPHPSVLAALATTAAQPTAHGYQGYQGTPALRQAMADFYQRHYGVALEAATQVLPLLGSKEGLMHLAMTFLEVGDAVLIPNPGYPTYRAVAEICGAEIREYNLTEAAGWLPDLDALAATDLSRVKLMLVNYPHMPTGTAADLPFLTRLVAFARHHRILLVHDNPYGFILNETPPLSLLAVPGALEVAVELNSLSKSHNMAGWRVGLLAGRADVLTDVLRFKSNMDSGMFLPVQQAAVAALALGAEWFEELNATYRARRELVVELLQAVGCAPAPGQVGLFIWAAVPAGFADGYALSDAVLAGARVFLTPGGIFGSNGGGYIRASLCQPESVLREALARVREWKNASPKRHAEA from the coding sequence ATGACAGAAAACACCCTGCAAATCCCCGTAGCCAGCCGCCTGGCGCACACCGGCGAATACTACTTCTCCCGCAAGCTGCGCGAGCTGGCGGCCCTCAACGCGGCCGGCGCCAACATCATCAACCTCGGCATCGGCAGCCCCGATTTGCCGCCGCACCCCAGCGTGCTGGCGGCGCTGGCCACCACGGCCGCCCAGCCCACGGCCCACGGCTACCAGGGCTACCAGGGTACGCCCGCGTTGCGCCAGGCCATGGCCGATTTCTACCAGCGCCACTACGGCGTGGCGCTGGAGGCCGCCACGCAAGTGCTGCCGCTGCTGGGCTCGAAGGAAGGGCTGATGCACCTGGCCATGACGTTTCTGGAAGTCGGCGACGCGGTGCTCATCCCCAATCCCGGCTACCCTACCTACCGCGCCGTGGCCGAAATCTGCGGGGCCGAAATCCGGGAGTACAACCTCACCGAAGCCGCCGGCTGGCTGCCCGACCTCGATGCGCTGGCCGCCACCGACCTCTCCCGGGTGAAGCTGATGCTGGTCAACTACCCGCACATGCCCACCGGCACCGCCGCCGACCTGCCCTTTCTGACGCGCCTCGTGGCGTTTGCGCGCCACCACCGCATCCTGCTGGTGCACGACAATCCGTACGGCTTCATTCTCAACGAAACGCCGCCCCTGAGTTTGCTGGCGGTGCCGGGCGCTCTGGAGGTGGCTGTGGAGCTGAACTCGCTCAGCAAGAGCCACAACATGGCCGGCTGGCGCGTGGGCCTGCTTGCCGGCCGCGCCGACGTGCTGACTGACGTGCTCCGCTTCAAAAGCAACATGGACTCGGGCATGTTTCTGCCGGTGCAGCAGGCGGCCGTAGCGGCGCTGGCGCTGGGGGCGGAATGGTTTGAAGAACTCAATGCCACTTACCGGGCCCGCCGGGAGCTGGTAGTGGAGCTGCTGCAGGCCGTGGGCTGCGCGCCCGCGCCCGGGCAGGTGGGGCTGTTCATCTGGGCAGCCGTGCCCGCCGGCTTTGCCGATGGCTACGCCCTCAGCGACGCCGTGCTGGCCGGCGCCCGCGTGTTCCTGACGCCGGGCGGCATCTTCGGCAGCAACGGCGGCGGCTACATCCGGGCCAGCCTCTGCCAGCCGGAAAGCGTGCTGCGCGAGGCGCTGGCGCGGGTGCGGGAGTGGAAAAACGCATCACCAAAACGTCATGCAGAGGCGTAG
- the glyA gene encoding serine hydroxymethyltransferase, with product METQAPALVQDTAIFDLIEREKERQTHGIELIASENYVSEQVMRAQGSILTNKYAEGLPGKRYYGGCEIVDQIEQLAIDRAKQLFGVEWVNVQPHSGAQANAAVMLAILNPGDKILGFDLSHGGHLTHGSPVNFSGKLYQPSFYGVEKETGLIDWEKVKETARREQPKLIICGASAYSRDWNYQALREAADEVGALLLADISHPSGLIAKGLLNNPFDYCHIVTTTTHKTLRGPRGGLIMLGKDFENPFGLKTPKGELRMMSSLLDSGVFPGTQGGPLEHVIGAKAVAFGECLSDAYTDYTHQVIRNAQALASGFVERGYQIISGGTDNHLMLIDLRSKGLTGKLAENTLVKADITINKNMVPFDDKSPFVTSGMRIGSAAVTTRGLKEPDMARIVDLIDQALLNHDDDAYLLRVRSQVNEWMQQFPLFA from the coding sequence ATGGAAACGCAAGCCCCCGCCCTCGTGCAAGACACCGCCATTTTCGACCTGATTGAGCGCGAGAAAGAGCGCCAGACCCACGGCATTGAGCTCATTGCCTCCGAAAACTACGTTTCGGAGCAGGTGATGCGGGCCCAGGGCTCTATTCTGACCAACAAATACGCCGAGGGCCTGCCCGGCAAGCGCTACTATGGTGGCTGCGAAATCGTGGACCAGATCGAGCAGCTGGCCATCGACCGCGCCAAGCAGCTGTTTGGCGTGGAGTGGGTGAACGTGCAGCCGCACTCCGGCGCCCAGGCCAACGCCGCCGTGATGCTGGCCATCCTCAACCCCGGCGACAAAATTCTGGGCTTCGACCTCAGCCACGGCGGCCACCTCACCCACGGCTCGCCCGTCAACTTCTCGGGCAAGCTCTACCAGCCGTCGTTTTATGGCGTGGAGAAAGAAACCGGCCTCATCGACTGGGAGAAAGTAAAGGAAACCGCCCGCCGCGAGCAGCCCAAGCTCATCATCTGCGGCGCCTCGGCCTACTCCCGCGACTGGAACTACCAGGCCCTGCGCGAAGCCGCCGACGAAGTAGGCGCACTGCTGCTGGCCGATATTTCGCACCCTTCGGGCCTGATTGCCAAAGGCTTGCTGAACAACCCGTTTGATTATTGCCACATCGTCACGACGACCACGCACAAGACCCTGCGCGGCCCGCGCGGTGGCCTCATCATGCTGGGCAAGGACTTTGAGAACCCCTTCGGCCTGAAAACACCGAAAGGCGAGCTGCGCATGATGAGCAGCCTGCTGGACTCGGGCGTGTTCCCCGGTACGCAGGGCGGGCCGCTGGAGCACGTTATTGGGGCGAAGGCCGTGGCCTTCGGCGAATGCCTCTCCGACGCTTACACCGACTACACCCACCAGGTAATCCGCAACGCCCAGGCGTTGGCAAGCGGCTTCGTGGAGCGCGGCTACCAGATCATCTCGGGCGGCACAGACAACCACCTGATGCTCATCGACCTGCGCAGCAAAGGCCTGACGGGCAAGCTGGCCGAAAACACCCTCGTGAAGGCCGACATCACCATCAACAAAAACATGGTGCCCTTCGACGATAAGTCGCCCTTCGTGACCAGCGGCATGCGCATTGGCTCGGCCGCCGTCACCACCCGCGGCCTCAAGGAACCCGATATGGCCCGCATCGTAGACCTCATCGACCAGGCCCTGCTCAACCACGACGACGACGCATATCTGCTGCGTGTGCGTAGCCAGGTAAACGAGTGGATGCAGCAGTTTCCGCTGTTTGCCTAG
- a CDS encoding prephenate dehydratase: protein MHVSIQGFQGSFHEVAARRYFGPEPALRACATFAEVVAHVVQGTAEAGLMAMENSLAGSILPNYLLLERHAVQVTGEVYLPIHQHLLARPGTTLADVRTVHSHPMALRQCGTFLDSHPDWKLVETDDTGRSAQWLAETGTPGAAVVAGTQAAELFGLHILAPAIHDDPHNYTRFLVLERADTALTDPHADKASLYFCVAHEPGSLANVLVRVAAHGLNLSKLQSCPRPGQPWHYGFHADIEFGEMAQLVALLADLALVTEELRVLGAYRRGSWEEEDAVPLLSKEGMFQPKAETEVVDSLHDTRTSLTA, encoded by the coding sequence ATGCACGTTTCCATTCAGGGTTTTCAGGGAAGTTTCCACGAAGTAGCCGCCCGCCGGTATTTCGGGCCGGAGCCGGCGCTGCGGGCCTGCGCTACGTTTGCCGAAGTGGTGGCGCACGTGGTGCAGGGCACCGCCGAAGCCGGGCTCATGGCCATGGAAAACTCGCTGGCCGGCAGCATCCTGCCTAACTACCTGCTGCTCGAGCGCCACGCCGTGCAGGTCACCGGCGAAGTGTACCTGCCCATCCATCAGCACCTGCTGGCGCGGCCCGGCACCACGCTGGCCGACGTGCGCACCGTGCACTCGCACCCCATGGCCCTGCGCCAGTGCGGCACCTTCCTCGACAGCCACCCCGACTGGAAGCTGGTGGAAACCGACGACACCGGCCGCAGCGCCCAGTGGCTGGCCGAAACCGGCACGCCGGGCGCGGCCGTGGTGGCCGGCACCCAGGCCGCCGAGCTGTTCGGGCTGCACATCCTGGCCCCCGCCATCCACGACGACCCGCACAACTACACCCGGTTTCTGGTGCTGGAACGCGCCGATACTGCCCTCACCGACCCCCACGCCGATAAGGCTTCGCTGTACTTCTGCGTCGCGCATGAGCCTGGTAGCCTGGCCAACGTGCTAGTGCGGGTGGCGGCGCACGGCCTCAACCTGAGTAAGCTGCAGTCGTGCCCCCGGCCCGGCCAGCCCTGGCACTATGGTTTTCACGCCGATATCGAGTTCGGGGAAATGGCCCAGCTGGTGGCCCTGCTCGCCGACCTGGCGTTGGTGACCGAGGAGCTGCGGGTGCTGGGTGCCTACCGCCGCGGCAGCTGGGAAGAGGAGGATGCCGTTCCCCTCCTTTCCAAGGAGGGGATGTTTCAGCCAAAGGCTGAAACGGAGGTGGTTGACTCGTTGCACGACACCCGCACGAGCTTGACTGCCTGA
- a CDS encoding prephenate dehydrogenase codes for MTITIIGLGLIGGSLALSLRQHGLARHLIGVENSPAHARRALELGLVAEIETDLAAAVRRADLIVVAVPMDALVTVLPLVLDVTEPHQVVIDVGSTKQALLAAVARHPRRGRFVAAHPMAGTEHSGPEAAVSGLFEGKTVVLCDTAHSDPDAVRVVEQLFQALLMRLLYLGGAEHDLHTAYVSHISHITSFALALTVLEKEKEEQRIFDLASGGFESTVRLAKSAPATWVPIFRQNRLNVLDVLDEHLHQLQHLRELLANEDYNGLTDSIRQANHIRKILP; via the coding sequence ATGACTATCACCATCATCGGCCTGGGGCTTATCGGCGGCTCGCTGGCGCTCAGCCTGCGCCAGCATGGGCTGGCCCGGCACCTTATTGGGGTGGAAAACAGCCCTGCCCACGCCCGCCGGGCCCTGGAGCTGGGGCTGGTAGCCGAAATCGAAACCGACCTGGCCGCTGCCGTGCGCCGCGCCGACCTGATAGTGGTGGCCGTGCCCATGGATGCGCTGGTGACGGTGCTGCCGCTGGTGCTCGATGTAACGGAGCCGCACCAAGTGGTCATCGACGTGGGCTCGACCAAGCAGGCGCTGCTGGCGGCTGTGGCCAGGCACCCGCGTCGGGGCCGCTTCGTGGCGGCGCACCCCATGGCGGGCACCGAGCACTCGGGGCCGGAAGCAGCTGTTTCGGGGCTGTTTGAGGGCAAGACGGTGGTGCTCTGCGACACAGCCCACAGCGACCCGGACGCCGTGCGGGTGGTGGAGCAGCTGTTTCAGGCGCTGCTCATGCGGCTGCTCTACCTGGGCGGCGCCGAGCACGACCTGCACACGGCCTACGTATCGCACATTTCGCACATCACGTCGTTTGCGCTGGCCCTCACGGTGTTGGAAAAGGAGAAGGAAGAGCAGCGCATCTTCGACCTGGCCAGCGGCGGCTTCGAGTCGACGGTGCGGCTGGCCAAGAGCGCGCCGGCCACCTGGGTGCCCATCTTCCGCCAAAACCGCCTCAACGTGCTCGATGTGCTCGACGAGCACCTGCACCAGCTGCAGCACCTACGCGAGTTGCTGGCCAACGAAGACTACAACGGCCTGACCGACAGTATCCGGCAAGCCAACCACATCCGCAAGATTCTGCCGTGA
- a CDS encoding chorismate mutase, giving the protein MKSTLFNRQPDDKPYLISGPCSAETEEQVLETCQRLAATGKVQALRAGIWKPRTKPGGFEGVGTKGLPWLKKASELTGLPVAVEVATAKHVEDCLTFGVDILWVGARTTGNPFSVQEIANVLRGVQVPVLVKNPIHPELELWVGAVERLQKAGLEQVGLIHRGFSSYGNTDFRNAPMWHLPIEMKRRHPEMPLLCDPSHICGRRDTLFNVAQQALNLGFEGNMIESHIDPDNAWSDAKQQITPEVLRDLIEALVWRHETTDQREFLTALASLREQINQLDAEIMQLLGRRMAVAEKIGLYKKENDITILQTSRWNEVLERAQRQGATLGLTHEFVEQYLAAVHLESIARQNRVMEG; this is encoded by the coding sequence ATGAAATCAACCCTGTTCAACCGCCAGCCTGACGATAAGCCGTACCTCATTTCCGGGCCGTGTTCGGCCGAAACTGAGGAACAAGTGCTCGAAACCTGCCAGCGCCTGGCTGCTACCGGCAAGGTGCAGGCCTTGCGCGCCGGCATCTGGAAGCCTCGCACCAAGCCTGGCGGCTTCGAGGGCGTGGGCACCAAGGGTTTGCCCTGGCTGAAGAAAGCCAGTGAGCTGACCGGCCTGCCAGTGGCCGTGGAAGTGGCCACCGCCAAGCACGTGGAGGACTGCCTGACCTTCGGGGTGGACATTCTGTGGGTGGGCGCGCGCACCACCGGCAACCCGTTTTCGGTGCAGGAAATTGCCAACGTGCTGCGCGGCGTGCAGGTGCCGGTGCTGGTCAAGAACCCCATTCACCCGGAGCTGGAGCTGTGGGTGGGCGCGGTGGAGCGCCTGCAGAAGGCGGGCCTGGAGCAGGTGGGGCTGATTCACCGGGGCTTCAGCAGCTACGGCAACACCGACTTCCGCAACGCGCCCATGTGGCACCTGCCCATCGAGATGAAGCGCCGCCACCCCGAAATGCCGCTGCTCTGCGACCCCAGCCACATCTGCGGCCGCCGCGACACGCTGTTCAACGTGGCCCAGCAGGCCCTCAACCTGGGCTTCGAGGGCAACATGATTGAAAGCCACATCGACCCCGACAACGCCTGGAGCGACGCCAAGCAGCAAATCACGCCCGAGGTGCTGCGCGACCTGATTGAGGCGCTGGTGTGGCGCCACGAAACCACCGACCAGCGCGAGTTCCTGACGGCCCTGGCCAGCCTGCGCGAGCAAATCAACCAGCTCGACGCCGAAATCATGCAGCTGCTGGGCCGCCGTATGGCCGTGGCCGAGAAAATCGGCCTCTACAAAAAGGAAAACGACATCACCATTCTGCAGACCAGCCGCTGGAACGAGGTGCTGGAGCGAGCCCAGCGCCAGGGCGCCACGCTGGGCCTCACCCACGAGTTTGTGGAGCAGTACCTGGCCGCCGTGCACCTGGAGTCCATTGCGCGCCAGAACCGCGTGATGGAAGGCTGA
- a CDS encoding lysophospholipid acyltransferase family protein, producing MLFYTVMKPLVQVALRVFFRRLEIRHRDRLQTPGPLLMVSNHPNTLMDPLVVAANRRQSIAFLAKSTFFKNPVSRALLTSGNSIPIYRRQDLESGAEATTPEQLEAQNEATFGKCYDYLGRGGTVMIFPEGTSVSERRLRPLKTGAARIALGAEARHNFTLGLQVLPVGINYFDPQRFRSDVLVNVAPPIRVADYADAYRQDPTAAADQLTEDIRRQLEQHLVITRDAAEDELVQQLERTFTGHLINDDPRTLYDNFQLSRTLLQAVAYFEKHDPDHLGEVREKLAAYLSDLKRLGLTDEALERTGRPDTRASRAVVAGLKLVLGLPVYLYGVVNNYLPYKLPSMVAKRATKEVEFVAPIMLVVGMITFSVGYAAQIALVHHFTQDWRWTLLYGLSLAPTGFYALSYANKLAGRLRRVRALRLFRQQRPQMESLLRQRATILRLLSEAREAYLAGGQ from the coding sequence ATGCTCTTCTACACCGTCATGAAGCCCCTCGTGCAGGTGGCCCTGCGCGTATTCTTTCGCCGCCTCGAAATCCGCCACCGCGACCGGCTCCAGACCCCGGGGCCGCTGCTGATGGTGAGCAACCACCCCAACACGCTCATGGACCCGCTGGTAGTGGCCGCCAACCGCCGCCAGTCCATTGCGTTTCTGGCTAAGAGCACCTTTTTCAAGAACCCGGTGTCGCGGGCGCTGCTGACCTCCGGCAACTCCATCCCGATTTACCGCCGCCAGGACCTGGAAAGCGGCGCCGAAGCCACTACGCCCGAGCAGCTGGAGGCCCAGAACGAGGCCACTTTCGGCAAGTGCTACGACTACCTGGGGCGCGGCGGCACGGTCATGATTTTTCCGGAAGGCACCAGCGTGAGCGAGCGGCGCCTGCGGCCCCTCAAAACCGGCGCGGCCCGCATTGCACTGGGCGCCGAGGCGCGGCACAACTTCACGCTGGGGCTACAGGTGCTGCCGGTGGGCATCAACTACTTCGACCCCCAGCGTTTCCGATCCGACGTGCTGGTGAACGTGGCCCCGCCCATCCGGGTGGCCGACTACGCCGACGCCTACCGCCAGGACCCCACCGCTGCCGCCGACCAGCTCACCGAAGACATCCGGCGGCAGCTGGAGCAGCACCTCGTCATCACCCGCGACGCGGCCGAGGACGAGCTGGTGCAGCAGCTGGAGCGCACCTTCACCGGCCACCTTATCAACGACGACCCTCGCACGCTCTACGACAACTTCCAGCTCAGCCGCACGCTGCTGCAGGCCGTGGCCTACTTCGAGAAGCACGACCCCGACCACCTGGGCGAGGTGCGGGAGAAACTGGCCGCCTACCTTTCGGACCTCAAACGCCTCGGCCTCACCGATGAAGCTCTGGAGCGCACCGGCCGCCCCGACACCCGCGCCTCCCGGGCCGTGGTGGCGGGCCTGAAGCTGGTGCTGGGGCTGCCCGTGTATCTGTATGGGGTTGTCAACAACTACCTGCCCTACAAGCTGCCCTCGATGGTGGCCAAACGCGCCACCAAGGAAGTGGAGTTCGTGGCGCCCATCATGCTGGTGGTGGGCATGATTACGTTCAGTGTCGGCTATGCCGCCCAGATTGCGCTGGTGCACCACTTCACCCAAGACTGGCGCTGGACGCTGCTTTACGGCCTGAGTCTGGCACCCACCGGCTTCTACGCTCTGTCCTACGCCAACAAGCTGGCCGGCCGGCTGCGGCGCGTGCGTGCCCTGCGGCTGTTCCGGCAGCAACGCCCCCAGATGGAAAGTTTGCTACGCCAACGGGCTACTATCTTGCGCCTGCTCAGTGAAGCCCGCGAAGCGTATCTGGCCGGGGGGCAGTAA